AGgccattacatttttatttcgaTCTATATTCTTAAGGATTTATCAGaggggtttgttcatatatcaggCTTAGCCTGGGGCTGGGATGCTTTGCCTGGGGGCTCTGGGTAAAACACGAGTGAACTAGGAGATATGGAAAAAGGAAGCTGGTAAAGAAGGTGAGTTTAAAGATGAAATGATCATTTTAATGGCTGTGGTGATAATACGAATGAAGGTTAAAATGATAAGAACAATGATGGTGATTACTAGTCTTCCCTCTATCTTACTTTGCACAGTTTCTTCAATGTTTCGAGAGATGATTCTGACAATGCcattttataaataataatatatattgtaCTTATAATTAGCTCTCACCTACAGGTTCTCCAGCGTGCACCTCCTCTGTCTCCAGAGGGTCGCTCATTCCCTCCACCTTCACGGCCCTGAAGCGGTACTGGTAGGTTATCTGGGAAGATGGTGGCCCTGCTGTCTACTTCACCAACAGGGTCCGGAAATTCTTACCAGCCACGCTCCGTTCAATCACAAAGCTGGTCACTTGCTTACCTCCATTGTACCGCAGGGTTTTCCACCTCATCTTGTTACACTTTCTTGATAGTTCAAGAAATTCCACTTTCCCTTGAGGAGACTTAGGTCTGTGTAATCTTTTTCAATGAGAAAATGCTTTTAAGGAATACGTTACCATAAAATTAGCATTTGTATATCAAGTACTCATCCTGTATAACCTCAAATTCTTGATTTTTTTCCCGTTTTTTTGCTATTTTTAGCctctaaaataaaataaatgattggGTCAACCATTCCCTAGCCCGACACTATTTATGCTTAAGTATTTTGATAGTGTTTTACGATGGTTAAACATGGCCCTCATATATTTTAATTCATAAAGGATTTCCTCTTTTTCTTAAAATGTGACTACAGTAAACGCATGTGAGAATTACAAAGAATTTAAGTTTACGAGGGATGAAAAATGTATATACAAATAGTCCTTTTGAGagtaaaatattaaatatttaaaatctGCGTTGAATGAAACTTTTTGTTTGTCAAACATGTGTTTTCACCTACCAATCACATTGAGGTGCAGGTTGGCCACTGCACTGCTACAGTCGCTCTTTAGACAGAGCATAATTGCTCCACTGTCTTCTCGCACACATCTAGTAAACAGCAAGAGTTAGAGCAGAAGTTTAATTATATTTGAATTTGTGTGTGACCTTTTGAAAAGATCATTAAATATCTGAGTGGATGACGCCTCACCCACCTGCTGAGCACCAGCATGGTGCCGTCAGCCGTCCTCTCCACCTCAGTCCTCtcatcctccatgacctccacacCTTCCTTGTACCAGGTGACCTTGGGAGGGGGTTTGCCCTTAAAGAGGATCTTAATAGAGGCGGTCTGGCTTGCCTTCAAAGTCACAGGTTGAGCTTCCAGCACAGAGGAATCAATTTCCGGAGGATCTGGAAAATAGAGTCATTAAAGATTGTGAAACCATTATATGTTTCAATTGTAAATGTAGGTTTATTGCCTTTCAGTATAGGTTTAGTAGCATTAGTCTGAAGGATTTGAAAATGACTGACTTTAGTGACTCCTAGTGGTAGTATCAAAAAATATACTCAATTGAAGTATTAAACACTTTGTATGTTTCCCCCATCTGTGAATACATACTCAAATACAACATTGTAATACAAACCTACAATAGTGGGTACAGCCTCGCTCTCAGCCCCCTTGGCTCTGAAAGTGTATTTGCCCTCATGAGCGTCAGTCACATCAGAGAAGATCAGCCTGTGGACGGCTCCCTGTTTGACTACAAGGACCCCCTCAGCTcagaaatctgtcaaatgtgatACGCATATTATGTTTAAGAAAAATGATGAAAGCTGTTTTGGTAACAGACATTGACTCACACAACGTTAAACTTCTTCTGCGAATGACTTGAATAAATAGGTGCAATATCAAAGTTGTTTTAAGTTGTGTGAATATGCCATGGGTATCACTTTAACACAACCAAGAATGCACATTAATGCTGTTGCTCTGCAAGGCTGTACTGCCTGCTTGTGctgatgttaacaacctcatttTCAACCTCTCGGCAGCATGGATGTCTTTACCTAATGTCATGCACATACATCAGTTCATCCCATTATTGTTGCTATTTCTCAGAAACCTAGAATCGTCTTGGTGGCCAAAGACAGTAAAGATCAGGGGATCACTAAAACCATTAGGATTAATTGTCATTGTAACACAAATGTATTACGTCAAATTTTCATGGCAATCCATCTGTTGAACTATTTCAGTATGTTCAAGGCAGTGGGCCGACAGTAGATAAAACACTATGTATGCTTGACATTTTTAAATGccagtttaaaaaaataagtttGACGCACAGCTCTGCAGGGGAGCCTGTAGGACACTGAGCATCTGACATACTGCTCTTCACTGAGGCAAAGCGCTCTGGCACAGAGAAAACAGCATTGTTAATTTCTTATTTATAACTCATGTTCAAATATTAGAACTTAATGAAAAAAAGATGGAAATAAATCCCCTCGTGCATGAAGATTGCGCTTGATAGGAACCCCTAGGTTAAAAGTTCAgtaagaacaaaacaataagtCACTCTAAGTTTTTGGACCTTTTGAAAATGTTTGGTCTTTTCTTTACTTGAAATACACGCAAAAGAAGTTtcattacaacaacaaaaaagggaaATCAAGATTATAAGGTGAACAAACTTGAATTTTGTAACCTTTTTAGGTTTCTTCTTTTATATTCAGTctaaaaaaaatgcagcagcttACGCGACTTATAGTTACATAATAAGAGATATACAGTCTTCTCATGAATAACCTTAATTAACTCAACCTCAATTACTATGCTTCTGTTCCTGCAACCCCAGAGGACAGCCACATGTCCTTGTGAAGATATTTACATGCTCCAGCTTGCACCTTAGGCAAGTAAGCATCTTGTTAGACACAGGCATAATAAATGAGCTTGTTGTGAGGAGGGATTTGCTTGGACTTTCAACTCATCACTAGGAGAGAGGATTTATTATGCTATCCATACGTCTTCATTTGGACGACACAGGGAAGATGAACTCGTTAAGCACAGCTATGAAGAAACCATGCCTCTGATCTCAGGGGACGAATCCAAGGCAGTAACTGCTCATCTCCACCGAGTCTgaagcagtggcggcgccagagattttctctaaggggtgctgtggggtagcttgacgtttcatagagggtgctcaaacattaagggtttcccattaatgcaccagcgctacagttgaattttctactgcaacactccccacacgcacacacactgtacccgcgactgttacaatgaaggctcgataatcagctcacagcataagcaggggtaaagtgctatttttacaagtgaggggtggacctcacctcctctaggagggacctcacctcctctagtggggtccaggggcatgctcccccgggaagatttttttaaaatattgaagttaaaagcatcaatctggtgcactttgagagcaacattaagagatctatggacacatctctcaacaacacccatatgaaacagaactgtacacagattttctatttctttatagatattttacaaatcactccccttttaaaacaaaccatttgagacccactgagataacgagactaaagttaactatctaaacactgagagcagTGGCGTAACTATCGACGGTGCAGCCGGTGCATTGCACCAGGGCCCACAGCCGTCCAGGGGCCcatgcaaaaaaattaaaaatgtatagaatttttattttatttttttcaatagacactgaacaaaaatataaacgcaacacttttgtttttgctcccatttttcatgatattctgaacaatctgtgctgttgtatttgctgtaaagtgtctctactgtaggctatttttattttatgtacagcactttggctcgaccaaaaatcgtttataaatgtgctatataaataaaacttgatttgatttgatttatattCCTTTTCAGTCATGTATTTCCCTTGTGTTCACGATTTGCTATAATGTTGTCAGTACATTTGTGTGTTATTTTGATTTTCTAGATGTCAAAAACTCCTAGAAATATAGCAAATATATCATGCTTTTGGAACAATTTATTTCTGGGTCACGTACAAACCTTCCAGATTAGAGGTGAATCCGTCTGAGAGAGGCGGACTTCGAACATGGCAGTCTGTTACCTTTTTGGGATTTAAGTCAGACAGGAATTTCAGAGGTTCATCTGAAGGACAGACACGGGAGAAAAAGACATCCTCATCACATGATTTAAAGTGTATACTTAATCTTGTTAACACTTCACTAGGGAGGAAGCCATGCCAAATAGTAGGATTTGTAAACTACAAAAGATGTCTGGCAATATTTGCTTGAAAAATGCGACAACAAAAAAAATCCCTTAAGAGAGAAAGCCATCTCTGACTGATGGTTTATGCTACATAATGTCCTGTAAATG
This region of Pseudochaenichthys georgianus chromosome 6, fPseGeo1.2, whole genome shotgun sequence genomic DNA includes:
- the LOC117448463 gene encoding LOW QUALITY PROTEIN: immunoglobulin superfamily member 22-like (The sequence of the model RefSeq protein was modified relative to this genomic sequence to represent the inferred CDS: inserted 9 bases in 6 codons; deleted 1 base in 1 codon; substituted 1 base at 1 genomic stop codon) — encoded protein: MALPPSAPQKYCNLALAFKKMLKKCNVGKREEKWPPIEEEMLKILARNDKKDDERICTEHSFTDFRXILKKLKEMKKKVEVEMVGVLKPLEDITAKADTNIVFDTILKXKDPNIRMQWFLGAELLRIQYSHGKXEVKQXLSLSDTRTYTLQVADKRLSAKLNVIDEPLKFLSDLNPKKVXQTAMFEVRLSQTDSPLIWKEQKHKINNAVFSVPERFASVKSSMSDAQCPTGSPAELCVKLIFLNWHLKMSSIHSGVLVVKQGAVHRLIFSDVTDAHEGKYTFRAKGAESEAVPTIVDPPEIDSSVLEAQPVTLKASQTASIKILFKGKPPPKVTWYKEGVEVMEDERTEVERTADGTMLVLSRCVREDSGAIMLCLKSDCSSAVANLHLNVIGRPKSPQGKVEFLELSRKCNKMRWKTLRYNGGKQVTSFVIERSVAGKNFRTXVGEVDSRATIFPDNXYQYRFRAVKVEGMSDPLETEEVHAGEPVAIKMIISSLNSLLYQLPFSISPSSLVFYPEPPDIKFSTSLIPATLAAALYDISDGSQGKEASVWALSLSGLLLLQRRPGDFQGPAASSKSRHQPTSPSSSSLLGYDTIRLKEFELKA